One Flavobacteriales bacterium genomic region harbors:
- a CDS encoding TonB-dependent receptor yields the protein MIRIVAFTFLYCMVICAHAAERYTISGYITDKGSGETLIGAAILVEGTSTGTVTNNYGYYAMSLPEGRYVLSFRYIGYQPMISDTFSLNADTAINVVLRPVAVDLDGVVIEAERPTRVTDRDVTSSLSKFKIEVKDMAGIPSVGGEVDVFKVVQLMPGVKKGIEGSAGMFVRGGDGDQNLILLDEATVYNAAHLFGFFSVFNPDALNDVTLVKAGFPASYGGRLSSVMDIRMKEGRMDRFSAEGGVGLLSSKITLQGPIKKDTSSFMISGRRTYIDQVVRIVEKGDPLPYYFYDLNAKVNYRFTDKDRIFLSTYLGDDVLRFKADVEESLFNFRFLLGNFTATARWNHVYGKRLFSNVSLIHTRFRYDVSGAFAENSILIGSSIQDYQMKADFDYFQSPRSHVRFGATSYKHHFRPNVVSTSGDLSASYASREGDLVTTNEIAFYMMNDRKIGNRMTVTGGLRYSAALTQKTVYSNAEPRFSTSLRLGAQGYLKASYSRMAQYMHLVSSSSIALPTDLWYPVTKRVQPQQADHYAIGFENTFEKSGLLLGLETYYKEMHSIVEYREGAQLILNDNYEDELIKGTGTAYGVEFIAKRSKGRVTGWVGYTLSWSKRQFDELNHGEPFFARYDRRHDLSVVTNLRISERLRFAVVWTYASGAWFTPLTGQFFMPNSSLSGVDILPIYSGKNSVRFPNAHRLDANLMWSSKPDKRFHSEWHFGAYNIYNRTQPFLTEVVTGEDGTVKYVARGLFGFIPSVAYNFKF from the coding sequence ATGATCAGGATCGTAGCATTCACGTTTTTATATTGTATGGTGATCTGCGCACATGCGGCGGAACGTTATACCATCAGTGGTTACATTACCGACAAAGGCAGCGGTGAGACACTGATCGGGGCGGCGATCCTGGTGGAGGGTACTTCAACGGGAACAGTTACCAACAACTATGGATACTATGCCATGAGCCTGCCGGAAGGGCGTTATGTGCTTTCCTTCCGCTACATCGGATATCAACCCATGATCAGTGATACGTTTTCGCTGAACGCTGATACCGCCATCAATGTGGTGTTGCGTCCGGTCGCTGTGGATCTCGATGGTGTTGTCATAGAGGCGGAGCGTCCGACCAGGGTAACCGACCGGGATGTTACTTCTTCGCTCAGTAAGTTTAAGATTGAAGTAAAGGATATGGCGGGCATTCCTTCCGTGGGAGGAGAGGTGGATGTGTTCAAGGTGGTTCAGCTCATGCCCGGGGTGAAGAAGGGCATCGAGGGAAGTGCGGGCATGTTTGTCAGGGGAGGAGATGGTGACCAGAACCTGATCCTGCTGGATGAAGCCACCGTCTATAACGCGGCCCACCTATTCGGTTTTTTCTCAGTCTTCAACCCCGATGCATTGAACGATGTGACGCTGGTGAAGGCGGGATTTCCTGCAAGCTACGGTGGGCGGCTTTCATCTGTCATGGATATCCGAATGAAGGAGGGACGCATGGACCGATTCTCTGCAGAAGGTGGCGTGGGTTTGCTGTCATCAAAAATCACATTGCAGGGACCAATCAAAAAAGACACTTCCTCTTTTATGATCTCCGGTCGCAGGACCTACATCGATCAGGTGGTCCGGATCGTTGAAAAGGGAGATCCGTTGCCTTATTATTTTTACGACCTGAATGCGAAGGTCAACTACCGTTTTACCGACAAAGACCGTATTTTTCTGAGTACTTACCTTGGCGATGATGTGTTGCGTTTTAAAGCGGATGTGGAAGAGTCGCTTTTTAATTTCCGGTTCCTGTTAGGAAATTTTACGGCCACCGCCCGTTGGAATCACGTCTATGGCAAACGCCTTTTTTCCAATGTATCTCTGATCCATACCCGGTTCAGGTACGATGTGTCCGGTGCTTTTGCGGAAAACTCCATCCTGATCGGTTCCAGTATTCAGGATTATCAGATGAAGGCCGACTTCGATTATTTTCAGAGTCCGCGCAGCCATGTGCGTTTCGGAGCCACTTCTTACAAGCATCACTTCAGGCCGAATGTGGTTAGTACGTCGGGTGATTTGTCTGCCAGCTATGCCTCAAGGGAAGGTGACCTGGTCACGACAAATGAAATCGCCTTCTATATGATGAACGACCGGAAGATTGGCAACCGCATGACGGTGACGGGAGGTTTGAGGTATTCAGCTGCGCTTACCCAAAAGACGGTATACAGCAATGCGGAACCTCGTTTCTCCACATCATTGAGGTTGGGTGCGCAGGGTTATCTTAAAGCAAGCTATTCCAGGATGGCGCAGTACATGCACCTCGTATCCAGTTCATCAATTGCCCTTCCCACGGATCTTTGGTATCCGGTTACAAAGCGGGTGCAGCCGCAGCAGGCAGACCATTACGCGATAGGATTTGAAAACACTTTCGAGAAAAGCGGTTTGTTGCTGGGTTTGGAAACGTACTATAAAGAGATGCATAGCATTGTCGAGTACCGGGAAGGTGCCCAGCTTATTCTGAACGACAACTATGAAGATGAACTGATCAAAGGGACGGGAACGGCCTATGGCGTGGAATTCATAGCAAAGAGAAGCAAAGGGCGCGTCACCGGTTGGGTGGGTTACACCCTCTCCTGGTCCAAACGTCAGTTTGATGAGCTTAACCATGGGGAGCCGTTCTTTGCCAGGTATGACCGCAGGCATGACTTGTCTGTTGTAACCAACTTACGGATTTCAGAGCGCCTGCGTTTTGCTGTGGTATGGACGTATGCATCCGGCGCGTGGTTTACGCCGTTGACCGGTCAGTTCTTTATGCCGAACTCATCGCTGTCCGGTGTAGATATCCTGCCCATTTATTCAGGGAAGAATTCTGTTCGCTTTCCCAATGCACACCGCCTGGATGCCAACCTGATGTGGAGCAGCAAACCGGATAAACGTTTCCACAGCGAATGGCATTTCGGAGCTTATAACATATACAACCGGACGCAGCCGTTTCTGACGGAAGTGGTCACCGGTGAAGATGGAACGGTCAAGTATGTTGCACGCGGATTGTTCGGTTTTATACCGTCTGTCGCTTATAATTTCAAGTTTTAG
- a CDS encoding DUF4249 family protein — translation MMRSVHKYLYIAMILLSGCRPEPLEILLDQHEPRPVVASHIIPEKELAVGLTRSFSPLSKPLEGDEVRPDFLDEILIRDAVVTVSYLGQTDTLRMVSPGVYVSDLTLVYDHGDYQLNVYDPSTGDRVSALSTMLPKVEFDTVYPVIQRLPGDTTIHVSYTISDDPSTDNWYVIAYYNKTDANAAPNLDLSDYFTRGSNQLRDVDLLSDKLFENGKYEATVQLENIGLQDTIAVVLSNISEGYFSFLHAYKKSGNILNQITGEPINYPTNVVGGYGYFNTHNPDARIFDLNGY, via the coding sequence ATGATGAGAAGCGTGCACAAATATTTATATATCGCCATGATCTTGCTTTCGGGTTGCAGGCCCGAGCCATTGGAGATTTTGTTGGATCAGCATGAACCAAGGCCTGTGGTTGCTTCACATATCATACCTGAAAAGGAACTGGCGGTTGGCCTGACACGAAGTTTCAGTCCGCTTAGTAAACCGCTTGAGGGGGATGAAGTACGCCCCGATTTTCTGGATGAGATCCTTATTCGGGATGCTGTTGTGACCGTTAGTTATCTGGGGCAAACCGATACCCTCCGGATGGTCAGTCCGGGGGTTTATGTGAGCGATCTCACCCTGGTCTATGATCACGGCGATTACCAGCTGAATGTATATGATCCATCCACCGGCGATAGGGTTTCTGCCTTGTCCACCATGTTGCCCAAAGTAGAGTTTGATACGGTATATCCTGTGATACAACGCCTGCCCGGTGACACAACGATTCATGTGAGCTACACCATTTCCGATGACCCGTCTACCGATAACTGGTACGTGATCGCATACTATAACAAGACGGATGCGAATGCCGCACCGAACCTGGATTTGAGTGATTACTTCACCAGGGGGTCTAACCAACTCCGGGATGTGGATTTATTGTCTGATAAACTTTTTGAGAACGGCAAATACGAAGCGACGGTACAGCTGGAGAACATCGGTTTGCAGGATACCATCGCGGTGGTGCTTTCCAATATCAGTGAAGGTTATTTTAGTTTTTTACACGCGTACAAGAAGTCCGGAAATATTCTCAATCAGATCACCGGGGAGCCCATCAACTATCCGACAAATGTGGTGGGAGGTTATGGCTATTTCAATACCCACAATCCGGACGCCCGCATATTTGATTTGAACGGGTACTAA